One genomic window of uncultured delta proteobacterium includes the following:
- the mutL gene encoding DNA mismatch repair protein MutL, which translates to MHCEAAKDNHAEKRHGNDILDDAMKQHSPRGPIRLLPPELRNQIAAGEVVERPSSVLKELVENSLDAGAADIAVTLENGGITFLEVQDDGAGIPGGELELAVTRHATSKVASFEDLLRVASHGFRGEALPSIGSVSHLTVASKSASDSGDAAFISVRAGQIRETGPAALHKGTRVTMRDLFANVPARLKFLKTPATEGKRCEETLIRLALARTDVGFSLTAGGREKLRFAAGEDLRRRLGVIWPPGVVEALLDVDAQSDSIRVRGLTGHPQSAQAKGDRILTYVNGRLVNNRQLVQAVREAYRGRLISGEYPQALLFVDLPPESIDVNVHPAKTEVRFLNEREVFAAVLRALRRALETVLPLYDGQAVPPQAETLFPPLRGTAPGATPGTTTGTDARPRGDRPQGFWGSLDEPRIMAARQSDPEPLQTELHFTPSPPGRGEAPVLFHSGGHEERTPHYGVPRGNDPESGPQNGEAAAPQAGGASFSPARVGDLEYLGQIARTYLLVRRGANLMILDQHAVHERIRLHAIASDGKRGESQLLALPLEIALHPTEAEELAVVWEEMKNLGFVLETDGPARLRVTGLPPQLTRSEATDFIREALAGKKGGFDSLWHMMACRTAIKAGQELTPDEAAGLLLQWVKTPDNGYCPHGRPVAVTLTVADLEKLFKRRQ; encoded by the coding sequence ATGCATTGTGAGGCCGCAAAGGATAATCATGCGGAAAAGCGGCATGGAAACGATATTCTGGATGACGCCATGAAACAACACTCTCCCCGAGGCCCCATCCGGCTGCTGCCCCCGGAATTACGCAATCAGATAGCCGCCGGTGAAGTGGTGGAACGCCCCTCCAGCGTCTTGAAGGAACTGGTGGAAAACAGCCTGGACGCCGGAGCCGCCGACATCGCCGTGACGCTGGAAAACGGCGGCATCACGTTCCTCGAGGTGCAGGACGACGGCGCGGGCATCCCCGGCGGGGAACTGGAACTTGCCGTCACGCGGCACGCCACCAGCAAGGTGGCCTCGTTTGAAGACCTGTTGCGCGTGGCGAGCCACGGGTTTCGCGGCGAGGCGCTGCCGAGCATCGGCTCCGTATCACATCTGACGGTGGCCAGCAAGTCCGCGTCGGATTCCGGCGACGCGGCCTTCATCAGCGTGCGCGCCGGGCAGATCCGGGAGACGGGCCCGGCGGCGCTGCACAAGGGCACCAGAGTCACCATGCGCGATCTTTTCGCCAACGTGCCCGCCCGGCTGAAGTTTTTGAAAACCCCGGCCACCGAGGGCAAACGGTGCGAGGAAACCTTGATCCGCCTGGCCCTTGCCCGGACGGACGTCGGGTTTTCCCTCACCGCCGGAGGCCGGGAGAAGCTGCGGTTTGCGGCCGGGGAAGATCTCCGCCGCCGCCTCGGCGTCATCTGGCCGCCCGGCGTGGTCGAGGCCCTGCTGGACGTGGACGCGCAATCGGATTCCATCCGCGTGCGGGGCCTTACCGGCCACCCGCAGAGCGCTCAGGCCAAGGGGGACAGGATACTGACCTACGTCAACGGGCGGCTCGTGAACAACCGCCAGCTGGTGCAGGCCGTGCGGGAGGCTTACCGGGGCAGGCTCATTTCCGGCGAGTACCCCCAGGCGCTGCTGTTTGTGGACCTTCCGCCGGAGAGCATTGACGTCAACGTGCATCCCGCCAAGACGGAAGTGCGGTTCCTGAACGAGCGCGAGGTTTTTGCCGCCGTTCTGCGCGCGCTGCGGCGCGCTTTGGAAACCGTGCTGCCGCTGTATGACGGCCAGGCCGTTCCGCCGCAAGCGGAAACGTTGTTCCCGCCGTTGCGGGGAACGGCTCCCGGCGCAACGCCCGGCACAACGACCGGCACGGACGCCCGGCCGCGCGGCGACCGCCCGCAAGGTTTTTGGGGCAGCCTGGATGAACCGCGCATCATGGCGGCCCGGCAGAGCGATCCCGAGCCCCTGCAAACGGAACTGCATTTTACGCCCTCGCCGCCGGGCAGGGGCGAGGCCCCCGTGCTGTTCCACAGTGGCGGGCACGAGGAACGCACCCCGCACTACGGCGTTCCCCGTGGAAACGACCCCGAAAGCGGCCCCCAAAACGGCGAAGCCGCCGCGCCGCAAGCGGGCGGCGCCTCCTTTTCGCCCGCGCGGGTGGGCGATTTGGAATACCTGGGGCAGATAGCCAGAACATACCTTCTGGTCCGGCGCGGCGCGAATCTGATGATTCTCGACCAGCACGCCGTGCATGAGCGTATCCGGCTGCACGCCATCGCGTCGGACGGGAAGCGAGGGGAGTCGCAACTTCTTGCCTTGCCTCTGGAAATCGCCTTGCACCCCACGGAGGCGGAGGAACTGGCCGTTGTCTGGGAAGAGATGAAAAACCTCGGCTTTGTTCTGGAAACGGACGGCCCGGCCCGGCTGCGGGTGACGGGGCTCCCGCCGCAGCTTACCCGTTCCGAGGCGACGGACTTTATCCGCGAGGCTCTGGCCGGGAAAAAAGGCGGGTTTGACAGCCTCTGGCACATGATGGCCTGCCGCACGGCCATAAAGGCGGGGCAGGAACTTACCCCGGATGAGGCGGCCG
- a CDS encoding hypothetical protein (Evidence 5 : No homology to any previously reported sequences): MNTVEYCLGNAMVAAAEDGFAIRENLESRHPGIVGYDLDLIYVECRFCGNPVLWEKGKTSLLLRASGIDTTLLNAECLILSEGCPQCRPGVSPLNLQVVRVTSITPQDTLLLSTKKGHA, from the coding sequence ATGAACACTGTAGAATACTGCCTTGGCAACGCCATGGTCGCCGCCGCTGAAGACGGCTTTGCCATCCGGGAGAACCTGGAAAGCCGCCACCCCGGCATCGTCGGATATGACCTGGATCTTATTTATGTGGAATGCCGCTTCTGCGGCAACCCCGTTCTGTGGGAAAAAGGTAAAACGAGCCTCCTTTTGCGCGCTTCGGGCATAGACACGACGCTCCTGAATGCGGAGTGCCTGATCTTGTCCGAAGGCTGTCCCCAATGCCGTCCGGGAGTCTCCCCCCTCAATCTGCAGGTGGTCCGCGTGACCTCCATAACCCCGCAGGATACCCTCCTGCTGAGCACGAAGAAGGGCCACGCCTAA
- the slyX gene encoding Protein SlyX homolog, whose translation MTAEERIARLEETLFFQERLLHELNAALTGQQRQLDVMERALGELGVRVEDLRLTVEAGNSPANIPPPHYS comes from the coding sequence ATGACGGCGGAAGAACGCATCGCCCGGCTGGAGGAAACCCTGTTCTTCCAGGAACGTCTCCTGCATGAATTGAACGCCGCGCTGACGGGCCAGCAGCGCCAGCTCGACGTCATGGAACGGGCGCTCGGGGAACTCGGCGTCCGGGTGGAAGACCTGCGCCTGACGGTGGAGGCGGGCAACAGCCCGGCCAACATCCCGCCGCCCCATTACAGCTAG
- a CDS encoding conserved hypothetical protein (Evidence 4 : Homologs of previously reported genes of unknown function) has protein sequence MQYWLFKSEPGCFSIQDLAKSPKKTGQWDGVRNYQARNFLRDEIKKGDLAFFYHSVTDPGIVGLMEVTGGPRPDPTQWDPESEHPDLASPEDNPRWYLVDVTLKEIFPAPLPLQLLRAQPELDGMELLKRGSRLSVQPVSETHFDTIMALEKRLAKGEK, from the coding sequence ATGCAATACTGGCTGTTTAAAAGCGAACCCGGATGCTTTTCCATCCAGGACCTGGCCAAATCGCCTAAAAAGACGGGCCAGTGGGACGGGGTGCGCAACTACCAGGCCCGGAATTTTTTGCGGGACGAAATCAAAAAGGGCGACCTGGCTTTTTTCTACCATTCCGTGACGGACCCCGGCATCGTGGGGCTGATGGAAGTAACGGGCGGGCCGCGCCCCGACCCCACCCAGTGGGACCCGGAAAGCGAGCACCCGGACCTTGCCTCCCCGGAGGACAACCCCCGCTGGTACCTGGTGGACGTGACCCTGAAGGAAATATTTCCCGCGCCGCTGCCGTTGCAACTGCTCCGCGCGCAGCCGGAACTGGACGGCATGGAACTGCTCAAACGCGGCAGCCGGTTGTCGGTCCAGCCGGTTTCGGAAACGCATTTCGATACCATCATGGCGCTGGAAAAGAGACTGGCGAAGGGGGAAAAATGA
- a CDS encoding conserved hypothetical protein (Evidence 4 : Homologs of previously reported genes of unknown function), whose translation MPAARPLSQPLFLPMTREEMDALGWEELDILLVSGDAYVDHPSFGTALLGRYLVDRGFRVGVAAQPRWEGDAATEDIARMGRPRLFAGVTAGAIDSMLARYTAFRKQRSDDAYTPGGQAGKRPNRAVIVYANLVRRAFPGLPVVIGGIEASLRRAAHYDFWTDSLRRSILLDSKADVLVYGMGETALEGVAHAAEDAVTQAGQGFGQENAPVRALFAERVRKIPGTAWAVAAKDADMLLPADTLRLPSFEAIEGDPFLLVAATVAMERQVHQGKSPAAQASGDRVVVMNPPVPPLTTAAMDALYALPYSRLPHPSYTDPIPAWEMIRSSITSHRGCGGGCAFCSLALHQTRHIASRGKESILGEARRIAATTVNGKVPAWAGSISDIGGPSANMWQAACTSDATTCGRASCLFPAVCPFFSVDQAKGAAMLREAGRQEGVRHVRVASGVRFDLALADDAALQAYTQEFTGGQLKIAPEHIAEDVLRLMRKPSRAVFEKFLERFGKLSGAAGKEQYVIPYLMSAYPGCTDAHMRELAAWLKQRNWSPRQVQCFIPTPGTVATAMYYAGKDVKGEPIPVARTDADRMRQHYILLGQEKGGRPFDGKGGREERRFGAEKKGRGERDEAPHTKRNGEGRRDRGGRFSDGGREKKKRH comes from the coding sequence GTGCCCGCCGCCCGCCCCTTGTCCCAACCGTTATTTTTACCCATGACCCGTGAGGAAATGGATGCTCTCGGCTGGGAAGAGCTGGATATCCTGCTCGTCTCCGGCGACGCGTATGTGGACCACCCGTCCTTCGGCACGGCCCTTCTGGGGCGGTACCTGGTGGACAGGGGCTTCCGGGTGGGCGTGGCGGCCCAGCCCCGCTGGGAAGGGGACGCCGCGACGGAGGATATCGCCCGCATGGGCAGGCCGCGCCTGTTCGCGGGCGTCACGGCCGGGGCCATCGATTCCATGCTGGCCCGGTATACCGCGTTCCGCAAGCAGCGCTCGGACGACGCCTATACCCCCGGCGGCCAGGCCGGGAAACGCCCGAACCGGGCCGTCATCGTGTACGCCAACCTCGTGCGCAGGGCCTTTCCCGGTCTGCCCGTGGTCATCGGCGGCATTGAGGCCTCCTTGCGGCGGGCGGCCCATTACGATTTCTGGACCGACTCCCTGCGGCGGTCCATCCTGCTGGACAGCAAGGCGGACGTCCTGGTTTACGGCATGGGCGAAACCGCGCTTGAGGGCGTGGCCCACGCTGCCGAGGACGCCGTGACCCAAGCGGGGCAAGGATTCGGGCAAGAGAACGCGCCCGTGCGCGCCCTGTTCGCGGAACGCGTCCGGAAGATCCCCGGCACGGCCTGGGCCGTGGCCGCAAAAGACGCGGATATGCTGCTCCCGGCGGATACCCTCCGCCTGCCGTCCTTTGAGGCCATTGAAGGGGACCCCTTTTTGCTGGTGGCGGCCACCGTTGCCATGGAACGGCAGGTGCACCAGGGAAAAAGCCCGGCGGCGCAGGCCAGCGGGGACAGGGTCGTGGTCATGAACCCGCCGGTCCCGCCCCTGACAACCGCAGCCATGGACGCCCTGTACGCGTTGCCCTACAGTCGGTTGCCGCATCCGTCCTATACGGACCCCATCCCGGCCTGGGAGATGATCCGCTCCAGCATCACCAGCCATCGCGGCTGCGGCGGCGGGTGCGCCTTCTGTTCCCTGGCCCTGCACCAGACGCGGCATATCGCCTCGCGCGGGAAAGAGTCCATCCTTGGCGAGGCCCGGCGCATCGCGGCGACAACGGTGAACGGCAAGGTTCCGGCCTGGGCCGGGTCCATCAGCGATATCGGCGGGCCGAGCGCCAACATGTGGCAGGCGGCCTGCACAAGCGACGCGACAACGTGCGGGCGGGCAAGCTGCCTGTTTCCCGCCGTGTGCCCGTTTTTCAGCGTGGATCAGGCCAAGGGTGCGGCCATGCTGCGCGAGGCGGGCAGGCAGGAAGGCGTCCGGCACGTGCGCGTCGCGAGCGGGGTGCGGTTCGACCTGGCGCTCGCGGATGACGCGGCGCTGCAAGCCTACACCCAGGAATTTACGGGCGGGCAGCTTAAAATAGCGCCGGAACACATTGCCGAGGATGTGCTGCGGCTCATGCGCAAACCGTCCCGCGCGGTGTTCGAGAAATTTCTGGAGCGGTTCGGGAAGCTGTCCGGCGCGGCGGGCAAGGAGCAGTACGTCATCCCGTACCTCATGAGCGCGTATCCCGGCTGTACGGACGCGCATATGCGGGAACTGGCCGCCTGGCTCAAACAGCGCAACTGGAGCCCGCGCCAGGTGCAGTGCTTCATCCCCACGCCCGGCACGGTGGCGACGGCCATGTACTACGCGGGCAAGGACGTGAAGGGGGAACCCATCCCCGTGGCCCGGACGGACGCGGACCGCATGCGCCAGCATTATATTCTGCTGGGGCAGGAAAAAGGCGGCAGGCCGTTTGACGGAAAGGGCGGGCGGGAAGAGCGCCGTTTTGGAGCGGAAAAGAAAGGCCGGGGCGAGAGGGACGAAGCGCCGCATACGAAGAGGAACGGCGAGGGCCGCCGTGACAGGGGCGGCAGGTTCAGCGACGGCGGGCGGGAAAAGAAAAAAAGGCATTAA
- a CDS encoding hypothetical protein (Evidence 5 : No homology to any previously reported sequences) → MGQGAGGGHDISPKTARNALCGSVPSRKRGGKLPEAKGKTVTFMQKKPGMVNVCGAASAATKKGEPPSARRQTSAP, encoded by the coding sequence TTGGGACAAGGGGCGGGCGGCGGGCACGATATTTCTCCAAAAACGGCGCGGAATGCGCTTTGCGGCAGTGTACCCTCACGGAAGCGGGGAGGCAAGCTGCCGGAAGCGAAAGGGAAAACGGTTACTTTCATGCAAAAAAAACCGGGAATGGTGAACGTATGCGGCGCCGCGTCCGCGGCGACAAAAAAAGGAGAGCCTCCGAGCGCTCGCCGGCAAACATCGGCGCCATAG
- a CDS encoding conserved membrane hypothetical protein (Evidence 4 : Homologs of previously reported genes of unknown function), whose amino-acid sequence MCWFLALFSGHGVAAAVVALTLTIVLGLAIGLIPFKGIRIGVGGVLFSGLFLSHWGLGADPEILHFVREFGLILFVFSIGMQVGPGFVDSLRRRGLRLNILAAVNVFAGVAVTVVLFFLCALPLPIAVGLFSGAVTNTPSLAAASQVFMEIMPDAASQAIGEAGLAYAIAYPFGIFGIILTMLLTRAVFRADPAKELAAMEEEEKRRNPPLETMDMAVTNANLFGIRIKDIPGLKGLDLVISRVRGAGENAEILAATPDILLHKDMTLHAVGAKEALKQLQMIIGEQVDTNLCELPGPLSVRRMAVTRSSVAGKTPKSLHLLPAHGVTITRVIRAGTEFAARPGSTLHFGDRLICVGTEEALDRAEKILGNSTRDLNHPHVLPIFLGILLGTILGSIPVAVPGLPSGVKLGLAGGPLLVAILLSRVHHVAGMTWYLPMPANLVLREVGIALFLACVGLNAGAGFMPAIMSGAGFYWMAAGACITFIPLCLTAALGKFWFGIDYVTTCGLLAGSMTDPPAIAFASQMLNSDAPMAVYATVYPLTMILRILMGQLLVLGLFLFI is encoded by the coding sequence ATGTGCTGGTTTTTAGCCCTGTTTTCCGGGCATGGCGTCGCGGCGGCCGTTGTCGCGCTGACGCTGACCATCGTTCTGGGCCTCGCCATCGGCCTGATACCGTTCAAAGGCATCCGCATCGGCGTGGGCGGCGTGTTGTTCAGCGGCCTCTTCCTTTCCCACTGGGGGCTGGGGGCTGACCCGGAAATATTGCATTTCGTCAGGGAATTCGGGTTGATACTCTTCGTCTTTTCCATCGGCATGCAGGTCGGGCCGGGGTTTGTGGATTCGCTGCGCCGCCGGGGCCTGCGCCTCAACATTCTTGCGGCCGTCAACGTTTTCGCGGGCGTGGCCGTGACCGTCGTCCTCTTTTTCCTCTGCGCCTTGCCCCTGCCCATCGCGGTAGGGTTGTTCAGCGGCGCGGTGACCAACACCCCCTCCCTTGCCGCTGCCTCGCAGGTGTTCATGGAAATCATGCCGGATGCCGCCTCCCAGGCCATCGGCGAGGCGGGCCTGGCCTACGCGATTGCTTATCCGTTCGGCATTTTCGGCATCATCCTGACCATGCTGCTGACCCGCGCCGTGTTCCGGGCGGACCCGGCCAAAGAACTGGCCGCCATGGAGGAAGAGGAGAAACGGCGGAACCCGCCCCTGGAAACCATGGACATGGCCGTGACCAATGCCAACCTCTTCGGCATCCGCATCAAGGATATCCCCGGTTTGAAGGGTCTCGACCTCGTCATCTCCCGGGTGCGCGGGGCCGGGGAAAACGCCGAAATCCTGGCCGCCACCCCGGATATTTTGCTGCACAAGGACATGACCCTCCACGCCGTGGGCGCGAAAGAAGCGCTCAAGCAATTGCAGATGATCATCGGCGAGCAGGTGGACACCAATTTGTGCGAGCTGCCCGGCCCGCTTTCCGTGCGGCGCATGGCCGTGACCCGCTCCAGCGTTGCGGGCAAAACCCCGAAAAGCCTGCACCTGCTCCCGGCCCACGGGGTGACCATCACCCGCGTCATCCGCGCGGGCACGGAATTCGCCGCGCGGCCCGGCAGCACCCTGCATTTCGGCGACCGGCTGATTTGCGTGGGCACGGAAGAGGCCCTGGACCGGGCGGAAAAAATCCTCGGCAACTCCACGCGGGATCTGAACCACCCGCACGTGCTGCCCATTTTCCTGGGCATTTTGCTGGGCACCATTCTCGGCAGCATTCCGGTGGCCGTGCCGGGTCTGCCTTCCGGGGTAAAGCTCGGGCTCGCGGGCGGCCCGCTGCTGGTGGCCATTCTTTTGAGCCGCGTGCACCACGTGGCCGGCATGACCTGGTATCTGCCCATGCCCGCCAACCTGGTCCTGCGCGAGGTGGGCATTGCGCTGTTCCTGGCCTGCGTGGGCCTTAACGCCGGGGCCGGGTTCATGCCCGCCATCATGAGCGGGGCCGGGTTTTACTGGATGGCCGCGGGCGCGTGCATCACCTTTATCCCGCTCTGCCTGACGGCCGCGCTCGGGAAGTTCTGGTTCGGCATCGACTACGTGACGACCTGCGGCCTGCTGGCGGGCAGCATGACGGACCCCCCGGCCATTGCCTTCGCCTCCCAGATGCTCAACTCCGACGCGCCCATGGCGGTCTACGCCACGGTCTACCCCCTGACCATGATCCTGCGCATCCTGATGGGGCAACTCCTGGTGCTGGGGCTTTTTTTGTTTATATAA
- a CDS encoding exported hypothetical protein (Evidence 5 : No homology to any previously reported sequences), producing the protein MRTNTVSRNIKIMACLITAGLIAAFSSTPALAGSAFSSNERSVSVGYDLDGVGIQVAYSREYTSYDNHRHRDSGHYYGKDKHYKHYKHGKPGHFQKGHQYGKHGKPGWQGHPGRHAGKHGNGHQFGKDKHGKPQWHGQNKHGNGPGFDKGKGDRHNDKHARGGFGGGHDRGGRQQARR; encoded by the coding sequence ATGCGTACGAACACCGTATCCCGCAATATCAAGATCATGGCATGCCTTATCACCGCCGGGCTCATCGCGGCGTTCAGCTCCACCCCGGCCCTGGCGGGGAGCGCTTTCTCGAGCAACGAGCGGAGCGTCAGCGTGGGCTACGACCTGGACGGGGTCGGCATCCAGGTGGCCTATTCCAGGGAATACACTTCGTATGACAACCACCGGCATCGGGATTCCGGCCACTATTACGGCAAGGACAAGCACTACAAGCATTACAAGCACGGCAAGCCCGGCCACTTCCAGAAGGGCCACCAGTACGGCAAGCACGGCAAGCCTGGATGGCAGGGACACCCCGGCCGGCACGCGGGTAAGCACGGCAACGGCCATCAGTTCGGTAAGGACAAGCACGGTAAGCCCCAGTGGCACGGGCAAAACAAGCACGGCAACGGTCCCGGCTTTGACAAGGGCAAGGGCGACCGGCACAACGACAAGCACGCCAGGGGCGGCTTCGGCGGCGGGCACGACCGGGGCGGCCGCCAGCAGGCGCGGCGCTGA
- a CDS encoding conserved hypothetical protein (Evidence 4 : Homologs of previously reported genes of unknown function), whose product MENLVVLGTGHAMVTRCYNTCFALTEGEACFLVDAGGGNTILSRLDAAGIAFTAIHEAFVTHSHSDHILGMVWVVRKIAALMNQGRYEGVFTIHCHAELAVKLRTILELTLVASALRHLDAGIVILPVADGETRRILGRDVTFFDIHSTKEKQFGFTTRLANGKKLSFLGDEPYNERCEPFVRGSDWLLHEAFCLYSQRDRFKPYEKHHSTVRDACELATRLGAGNLVLWHTEDANIHSRKELYTAEGREFFHGNIFVPDDGDVIPL is encoded by the coding sequence ATGGAAAACCTCGTCGTTCTGGGCACGGGCCACGCCATGGTCACCCGCTGCTACAACACCTGCTTCGCCCTCACCGAGGGCGAAGCGTGTTTTCTGGTGGACGCGGGCGGCGGCAACACCATTCTCTCCCGCCTGGACGCAGCGGGCATCGCCTTCACGGCGATCCATGAGGCCTTTGTCACCCACAGCCACAGCGACCACATCCTGGGCATGGTCTGGGTCGTGCGCAAAATCGCGGCCCTCATGAACCAGGGCAGATACGAGGGCGTTTTTACCATCCATTGCCACGCGGAACTGGCCGTCAAGCTCCGGACCATCCTGGAGCTGACGCTGGTTGCCAGCGCTCTGAGGCACCTGGATGCCGGAATCGTCATCCTGCCGGTCGCGGACGGTGAAACCCGCCGGATTCTGGGCCGGGACGTGACCTTTTTCGACATCCACTCCACCAAGGAAAAACAGTTCGGTTTCACAACGCGCCTGGCGAACGGCAAAAAACTCTCCTTCCTCGGCGACGAGCCGTACAACGAGCGGTGCGAGCCGTTCGTGCGCGGCAGCGACTGGCTGCTGCACGAGGCGTTCTGCCTCTACAGCCAGCGGGACCGGTTCAAACCGTACGAAAAGCACCACAGCACGGTCAGGGACGCCTGCGAGCTGGCAACCCGTCTGGGCGCGGGCAACCTGGTGCTCTGGCACACGGAAGACGCTAACATCCACTCCCGCAAGGAACTGTACACGGCGGAAGGGCGGGAGTTTTTCCACGGCAATATCTTCGTGCCGGACGACGGCGACGTCATCCCCCTCTGA